A region of Cucumis melo cultivar AY chromosome 2, USDA_Cmelo_AY_1.0, whole genome shotgun sequence DNA encodes the following proteins:
- the LOC127148272 gene encoding uncharacterized protein LOC127148272 isoform X4: protein MQNLENIHVNPHNAEVQKQLNENPFLFSSFSVGRSSLFEEIDKTHLEVPFNRNHKLVVKIVAKVKDEHKLFDEMRRRILSFKNHKYLVSFLNKEHLEHFQVLAELQVPYLVGGDAD, encoded by the exons ATGcaaaatctagaaaatatcCATGTGAATCCACATAATGCAGAGGTACAAAAACAACTAAATGAGAATCCATTCCTTTTCTCATCCTTTTCAGTTGGGAGAAGCTCTCTTTTT GAAGAAATCGACAAAACACATCTGGAAGTGCCTTTCAATCGCAATCACAA gtTGGTGGTAAAAATTGTGGCTAAAGTGAAAGATGAACATAAGCTATTTGATGAAATGCGAAGGagaattttaagttttaagaaCCACAAGTATTT ggtttcttttttaaacaagGAGCATTTGGAGCATTTTCAAGTTCTTGCAGAACTACAAGTCCCTTAC CTGGTCGGTGGAGATGCCGATTGA
- the LOC127148272 gene encoding uncharacterized protein LOC127148272 isoform X3 — protein sequence MQNLENIHVNPHNAEEEIDKTHLEVPFNRNHKLVVKIVAKVKDEHKLFDEMRRRILSFKNHKYLSIWSIFKFLQNYKSLTWSVEMPIDFYINGTAISVCLKFLIIYPCCFGVCTQLASEPIFLTRPSN from the exons ATGcaaaatctagaaaatatcCATGTGAATCCACATAATGCAGAG GAAGAAATCGACAAAACACATCTGGAAGTGCCTTTCAATCGCAATCACAA gtTGGTGGTAAAAATTGTGGCTAAAGTGAAAGATGAACATAAGCTATTTGATGAAATGCGAAGGagaattttaagttttaagaaCCACAAGTATTT GAGCATTTGGAGCATTTTCAAGTTCTTGCAGAACTACAAGTCCCTTAC CTGGTCGGTGGAGATGCCGATTGATTTCTATATAAACGGCACAGCTATATCAGTATGTCTTAAATTCCTCATCATTTACCCTTGTTGTTTCGGTGTCTGCACTCAATTAGCCAGTGAACCTATATTTTTAACGAGACCATCAAATTAG
- the LOC127148272 gene encoding uncharacterized protein LOC127148272 isoform X2 — MQNLENIHVNPHNAEVQKQLNENPFLFSSFSVGRSSLFEEIDKTHLEVPFNRNHKLVVKIVAKVKDEHKLFDEMRRRILSFKNHKYFIWSIFKFLQNYKSLTWSVEMPIDFYINGTAISVCLKFLIIYPCCFGVCTQLASEPIFLTRPSN; from the exons ATGcaaaatctagaaaatatcCATGTGAATCCACATAATGCAGAGGTACAAAAACAACTAAATGAGAATCCATTCCTTTTCTCATCCTTTTCAGTTGGGAGAAGCTCTCTTTTT GAAGAAATCGACAAAACACATCTGGAAGTGCCTTTCAATCGCAATCACAA gtTGGTGGTAAAAATTGTGGCTAAAGTGAAAGATGAACATAAGCTATTTGATGAAATGCGAAGGagaattttaagttttaagaaCCACAAGTATTT CATTTGGAGCATTTTCAAGTTCTTGCAGAACTACAAGTCCCTTAC CTGGTCGGTGGAGATGCCGATTGATTTCTATATAAACGGCACAGCTATATCAGTATGTCTTAAATTCCTCATCATTTACCCTTGTTGTTTCGGTGTCTGCACTCAATTAGCCAGTGAACCTATATTTTTAACGAGACCATCAAATTAG
- the LOC127148264 gene encoding polygalacturonase-like, translated as MPSQPFLFFPYFGKRLSLCRFLRFEMMVVVIIFLALLLKKHALTAAAGGLTFDIVNLGAKPDGKTDASHALQSAWARACSSTVASTVYVPKGRFYVQSGNFIGPCNYNSITFLINGTLVASSNFKVLAKSRTWISFSRINALSIYGGILDGQGTTLWACKNSGINTCSLGATTLEVSDSQNILINGLSSVNSQMYHIVVYDCQDVKIQGVKVLAASNSPNTDGIHVERSSNVTILNSNIRTGDDCISIGPGTSHLWMERLACGPGHGISIGSLGKWWEEAGVENVTLKTAHFNGTMNGVRIKSWGRPSNGFAKNILFQHIVFDNVNNPLIIDQNYCPHNQGCPGQASGVKISNVRYEDIHGTSATEVGINFECSPARPCNEIRLKDVKLIFKDQIAQASCEYATGTTLGLVQPSNCLV; from the exons ATGCCTTCACAGCCCTTTTTATTTTTCCCATACTTTGGCAAAAGACTATCCCTTTGTAGATTTTTAAGATTTGAAATGATGGTTGTTGTTATAATTTTCCTTGCTCTTCTGTTAAAGAAGCACGCCTTGACTGCTGCTGCTGGTGGATTGACGTTTGATATCGTCAATCTTGGAGCCAAGCCGGATGGTAAGACCGATGCCTCTCATGCGTTGCAGTCTGCATGGGCTCGTGCATGCTCCTCTACAGTTGCGTCTACCGTTTATGTGCCCAAAGGAAGATTCTACGTTCAAAGTGGTAACTTTATTGGACCTTGTAACTATAATTCTATCACCTTTCTCATCAACGGCACACTTGTGGCTTCTTCGAATTTTAAGGTTCTGGCCAAATCAAGAACCTGGATTTCTTTCTCACGTATAAATGCACTTTCCATTTATGGTGGCATTCTTGATGGCCAAGGAACTACCTTGTGGGCTTGCAAAAACTCAGGGATCAACACTTGCTCTCTTGGCGCAACA ACGTTGGAAGTTTCAGATTCACAGAATATATTGATCAATGGATTATCTTCAGTTAACAGCCAAATGTATCACATTGTTGTGTATGACTGTCAAGACGTGAAGATTCAAGGAGTGAAAGTCTTAGCTGCCAGCAATAGCCCCAACACTGATGGCATTCATGTGGAGAGATCATCAAATGTTACCATTCTCAATTCAAACATTCGCACCGGGGACGACTGCATCTCAATTGGCCCTGGGACTTCCCATTTATGGATGGAAAGACTTGCATGTGGACCTGGACATGGAATCAG CATTGGGAGTTTGGGGAAATGGTGGGAAGAGGCTGGAGTGGAAAATGTGACATTAAAAACAGCTCATTTCAACGGAACAATGAATGGAGTGAGGATTAAATCTTGGGGAAGGCCCAGCAATGGGTTTGCAAAGAACATTCTTTTTCAACACATTGTTTTTGACAATGTCAACAACCCTCTCATCATTGATCAAAATTACTGCCCACATAACCAAGGCTGCCCCGGTCAG GCTTCTGGAGTAAAGATTAGTAATGTAAGATATGAAGACATCCATGGAACGTCAGCTACTGAAGTAGGTATAAACTTTGAGTGTAGCCCTGCAAGGCCATGCAACGAAATAAGATTGAAAGATGTAAAGTTGATATTCAAGGATCAAATTGCCCAAGCATCGTGTGAATATGCAACAGGAACTACCTTGGGTCTAGTTCAACCTTCTAATTGCTTAGTATAG
- the LOC127148272 gene encoding uncharacterized protein LOC127148272 isoform X1 yields the protein MQNLENIHVNPHNAEVQKQLNENPFLFSSFSVGRSSLFEEIDKTHLEVPFNRNHKLVVKIVAKVKDEHKLFDEMRRRILSFKNHKYLSIWSIFKFLQNYKSLTWSVEMPIDFYINGTAISVCLKFLIIYPCCFGVCTQLASEPIFLTRPSN from the exons ATGcaaaatctagaaaatatcCATGTGAATCCACATAATGCAGAGGTACAAAAACAACTAAATGAGAATCCATTCCTTTTCTCATCCTTTTCAGTTGGGAGAAGCTCTCTTTTT GAAGAAATCGACAAAACACATCTGGAAGTGCCTTTCAATCGCAATCACAA gtTGGTGGTAAAAATTGTGGCTAAAGTGAAAGATGAACATAAGCTATTTGATGAAATGCGAAGGagaattttaagttttaagaaCCACAAGTATTT GAGCATTTGGAGCATTTTCAAGTTCTTGCAGAACTACAAGTCCCTTAC CTGGTCGGTGGAGATGCCGATTGATTTCTATATAAACGGCACAGCTATATCAGTATGTCTTAAATTCCTCATCATTTACCCTTGTTGTTTCGGTGTCTGCACTCAATTAGCCAGTGAACCTATATTTTTAACGAGACCATCAAATTAG